ATGAAGCTTTGCAGGGTGGTGGGAAACATCCAGTCCACGGTTATAAACCCGGTGTACAAGGGTCACCGGATAATGATTGTCCAGCCGCTGGATGAAAACATGAAAGACGAGGGCGCCACATTTTTAGCCGTGGATTTCGCCCAGAGCGGCCCTGGAGACATCGTGCTGGCGGCAGTGGAGGGCAACGCGGCGCGGCAGTTGTTCATGGACCAGAACGCGCCGGTCCACAGCGTCATAGAAGGCGTGGTGGACCGGGTTGACATGGCGGAGTAAAGGGAAATGAAGACCGAATCCGAATACAGAAAAGACATAGTTGAAGTTTGCAAACGCATCCACGGGCGCGGCTGGATATCCAGCACCGACGGCAACGTCTCCGTAAGGCTGGGGCGTGACCGCATACTGATAACCCCCACCGCCATCCACAAAGGTTACATGACCGAGCGGGATTTGATTATCACCGACATGGAGGGAAAACTTATCGCCGGTAGCCGGAAACCCTCCAGCGAGATTTGCCTGCACCTCACCTGTTACAGGGAACGGCCCGACGTGAACGCTGTGGTGCACGCCCATCCCACCATGTGCGTGGCGCTCTCTTTAGCCGGTGTATCGCTGGCAAAATGCCTTTTGCCGGAGGTGATTTTTACCCTGGGATCCATCCCCACGGCGGAATACGCCCCGCCCACCACCGAGAAAGTGGCCGAGTCCGTAAAGAAATACATAAAGGAATTCGACGCGGTGATACTGGAGCGCCACGGCTCCGTAACCGTGGGGGCCGACGTGTTTTCAGCCTACAACACGCTGGAACGGATGGAGCATGTGGCGGAGATGACCTATTATGCCCGGCAGATAGGAAACGTAAAACCGCTGTCGGAACAGCAGATAGCCCATCTCCAGTCCATCGGCGACAAACAGGGCTGGCCCCGGAAAAAACTTTTGGAACAGGCCTGCAACAACTGCAACGCCTGCGGCAAGCACAACAATAGCGGCTCTTGCGGCGGTCACGCGCAAAATGAGCAGGCGGTGCAAGCGGCGGCGCCATCGGCGGATTACATAGAAAAACTCATTGTAGAAGAAGTGCGGGCCGCGCTGAAACGGAACTGAGCTAGGCCCAAGTCCGCCACTGTCACTGTTATCTATTAACAACCCACCTTAATAAGAGCATATGATAACATTACTGTCTATTTATATTTGGATTTCTCAATGACTTATAGCGTTTTCGAAACCATAAGCCGCCGTTTAGGGGTACTGACAAAAAGTTTGCAGTATCTAGCCGATAAAGAACTGAGAGGTTGGCTGAAAGATAACGAAGAGTATAAGAAGTACAAGCTTAGCTGGTGGGAGGCCTACTTCCTGAGTGCGGAAAAACATCCTTTTCTGAGCTCACTAGACATTTTTCTTCTATATCTTTTCGTCACAATTACTACATTTTTTCTCGACATATACAGAGAATTGGATTTTTCATCAGCGTTTAACACAACCCTTTTAACGCCATCCTCATCAAACCAAGGATCGAACGCTGAAATCTTGCTGTCCTATTTCACCGGACTTTGGGGAGTTCAAGCGGCAATCATAGGTCTTGTTTACCCGATCGCCATATCCCTCATTGCCATCCTTCTTCAAAGAGAATTTCGGAGTGACACATATCTGAGAATTTATCTTACGCTTTCCGCCGCACGTTCTTCAGGTTCGCGATCACTTGCCCTAGTCATTCTCATGGGGGCGCAATATCTATTGATATTAAGCGCCGGTACTAATCTCCCATTTCTATGGTTGGTTCTCGACGGACTAATATTTTTGGAAAATGGCGCTGGCGCATTTTGGTTCCTGGCCAAGACGTTTCAATTTCTAAGCCAAACTGAGCAGAGCAAGGCGGTGCTACGATACGGGGTGGGCATTACATGGCCCAAAGAGCTCAATGAGCAAATGCTTTTTACCTTATTCGCCAGCGCTCCTTCTTTTAAGCTCCTACCAGTCAAAGCTTACGGTGACAATGACACCGAGAAAGAACCTCAGGTCCTATGTATGCCATTGGGTGGAGAAGAAGGTGTAACTGAAGTGCAAAAACGGTTTGCGCATAAAAAACGTTTTGTTGATGTTCGCTTTAGTTTATTGGCATATGCAGTCATCCGATGGCGAGACCGGGCTCACGCATCTGCACAGGGCCGTGAAGATAGTTCTGGGAATGAAACGAATAATCCGCTCCTTATTTTTCCACTTACAGTTGGAGAGGATTATGAAAAAGTTGTTCCTATCTGTATTTCTCGTGATGCGCCCGGACTTGAT
This DNA window, taken from Nitrospinota bacterium, encodes the following:
- a CDS encoding class II aldolase/adducin family protein, translating into MKTESEYRKDIVEVCKRIHGRGWISSTDGNVSVRLGRDRILITPTAIHKGYMTERDLIITDMEGKLIAGSRKPSSEICLHLTCYRERPDVNAVVHAHPTMCVALSLAGVSLAKCLLPEVIFTLGSIPTAEYAPPTTEKVAESVKKYIKEFDAVILERHGSVTVGADVFSAYNTLERMEHVAEMTYYARQIGNVKPLSEQQIAHLQSIGDKQGWPRKKLLEQACNNCNACGKHNNSGSCGGHAQNEQAVQAAAPSADYIEKLIVEEVRAALKRN